One window from the genome of Numida meleagris isolate 19003 breed g44 Domestic line chromosome 24, NumMel1.0, whole genome shotgun sequence encodes:
- the LOC110387986 gene encoding protein S100-A6: protein MACRGVASPLHPSTPGPPGWEDSAVVINVRRSCALQPSLPRSRILPRSRAQPTAMAAPLDQAIGLLVATFHKYSGKEGDKNSLSKGELKELIQKELTIGPKLKDAEIAGLMEDLDRNKDQEVNFQEYVTFLGALAMIYNEALLQYK from the exons ATGGCGTGCAGAGGAGTGGCTTCACCCCTGCACCCATCCACCCCCGGCCCCCCCGGGTGGGAGGACTCAGCCGTGGTTATAAATGTGCGCAGGAGCTGCGCACTACAGCCCTCCCTTCCCCGCTCCCGGATCCTGCCCCGCTCCAGAG CCCAGCCCACAGCCATGGCAGCCCCCCTGGACCAAGCCATCGGGCTCCTGGTGGCCACTTTCCACAAGTACTCAGGCAAGGAGGGTGACAAGAACAGCCTGAGCAAGGGCgagctgaaggagctgatcCAGAAGGAGCTGACCATCGGGCCG AAACTGAAGGACGCGGAGATCGCGGGGCTGATGGAGGACCTGGACCGCAACAAGGACCAGGAGGTGAACTTCCAGGAGTACGTCACCTTCCTGGGTGCGCTGGCCATGATCTACAACGAGGCCCTGCTGCAGTACAAGTAG
- the LOC110388011 gene encoding protein S100-A4-like, translating to MACPLEQALAVMVSTFHKYSGKEGDKFKLSKAELKELLTRELPSFISKRTDEAGFQKLMSNLDSNRDSEVDFHEYATFLACVAVMCNDFFQEYPDKVPRKK from the exons ATGGCGTGCCCCCTGGAGCAGGCGCTGGCCGTGATGGTCTCCACCTTCCACAAGTATTCGGGGAAGGAGGGGGACAAGTTCAAGCTGAGCAAAGCggagctgaaggagctgctCACCAGGGAGCTGCCCAGCTTCATCAGC AAACGCACGGATGAAGCCGGTTTCCAGAAGCTGATGAGCAACTTGGACAGCAACAGGGACAGCGAGGTGGACTTCCACGAGTACGCCACGTTCCTGGCCTGCGTGGCCGTCATGTGCAACGACTTCTTCCAGGAGTACCCCGACAAAGTGCCGCGCAAGAAGTGA
- the LOC110388012 gene encoding protein S100-A4-like produces the protein MMACPLEQALAVMVSTFHKYSGKEGDKFKLSKAELKELLTRELPAFGTKQMDEGEFRRLMNDLDHDKDSEVDFKEYACFLACVAMGYDEFFRDAQRLRKK, from the exons ATGATGGCGTGCCCCCTGGAGCAGGCGCTGGCCGTGATGGTCTCCACCTTCCACAAGTACTCGGGGAAGGAGGGGGACAAGTTCAAGCTGAGCAAAGCggagctgaaggagctgctCACCAGGGAGCTGCCCGCATTCGGCACC AAGCAGATGGATGAGGGTGAGTTCCGGAGGCTGATGAACGACCTGGACCACGACAAGGACAGCGAGGTGGATTTCAAGGAGTACGCCTGCTTCCTGGCCTGCGTGGCCATGGGCTACGACGAGTTCTTCCGCGATGCCCAGCGGCTCCGCAAGAAGTGA
- the S100A16 gene encoding protein S100-A16 (The sequence of the model RefSeq protein was modified relative to this genomic sequence to represent the inferred CDS: added 4 bases not found in genome assembly), whose translation MAEGTELEWAVQVLVNNFDKYSSRCCCRKPRRISKKDFRKMLSRELNHMLTDTGNRRAADKLICDLDENKDGRISFEEYWTLIGGIASPIAHIIRQQEQSVKLTK comes from the exons ATGGCGGAGGGCACGGAGCTGGAATGGGCCGTCCAGGTGCTGGTGAACAACTTCGACAAGTATTCGagccgctgctgctgccggAAGCCGCGGCGCATCAGCAAGAAGGATTTCCGCAAGATGCTGAGCCGTGAGCTCAACCACATGCTGACG GACACCGGGAACAGGCGGGCGGCCGACAAGCTGATCTGCGACCTGGACGAGAACAAGGACGGGCGCATCAGCTTCGAGGAGTACTGGACCTTGATAGGTGGCATCGCCAGCCCCATCGCCCACATCATCcgccagcaggagcagagcgTCAAGCTCACCAA